The Mycolicibacterium fluoranthenivorans genomic interval CGTTGGCGTCGGGCCGGATCACCCTGGCCGGGGTGGTCACCCGGCCCACCGGCGCCGAACTCGACGCCGCTCGGCAGGCACATCTGGACGCGGTGCCCGCCGCGAAGTACTACATCGACTACAGCGACTTCACCCTCTGGGTGCTGCAGGTGCAGCGGGTCCGCTGGGTCGGGGGTTACGGCCGGATGGATTCCACCACCGGTGCCGACTACGCCGCCGCAGAACCCGATCCGGTGTCCCCGCATGCCGCCGGCGCGATCGCCCATCTCAACGCCGACCACGCCGACGCGCTGACGGCCATCGCGCAAACCCTCGGCGGCTACCCGGACGCCACCGCCGTGACCTGCACCGCCGCCGACCGTTATGGCCTGGACCTGCGGGTGCTCACTCCGCGGGGCATGGCCTACACCCGGGCCGGCTATTCCGAGCCCATCAACTCCATCGGTGAATTGCGCGCGGCCTCAGTCGAATTGACGCATCGGGCCCGGCAGGCCTGAGCGCTGCGTGCCCGGTGCAATACGATTCCGGGTATGCAGCGACCGGACACCTGGCAGGCGGCCTTCGACCTGATCCGCACCCGCGCCCACGAACGGCGTGAAGAACCGTTCCGGCTGGTCAGCGGCCAGCTGAGCCACGACTACATCGACGGCAAGTACGCCATCGACGACGGTGAGCGGCTCACCATCGTCAGCCGGGCGGTGGCTGATCTGGCGGCGCTGAACGGTATCGAGTTCGACGCCGTCGGCGGTCTGACCATGGGGGCGGACCCGTTGGCGCACGGTATTGCGATGGTGACGGGTAAGGCCTGGTTCTCGGTGCGCAAGGAGCAGAAGCAGCGCGGGCGTGAGCAGTGGATCGAGGGCACCCGCCTGAAGGAGGGTGATCGGGTCCTGCTGGTCGACGACGTGATCAGCACCGGCGGGTCGACGGAGAAGGCGTACGAGCGGGTGCAACAGGTCGGCGCCGTGGTCACCGGTGTCATCCCGATGGTGGACCGCGGCGACGTGGCCGCCGAACTGTTCGGCGGTAAAGGGGTGCCGTTCGTCGCTCTGGTCACCTACAAGGACCTGGGCATCGACCCGGTCAAAGCCGTCTAGAAGCGGAGATTGCGCAGCAGGTCGTAGACGCCCGCTATCCACAGCAGCAACGGGATCACCGCGGCGATGGCCGCGCCGTCGAGCAGTTCCAGGATGCGTTTGGTGACCGGTGAGACGCGCTGCACATCGGCGGTGGCGCCGACGATGATCAGTGCCACGACCGCGACCACGGTGTAGCCGGCCAGCACCAACCAGGCCGACTGCGGGTACCAGAGGCACAGCCGGATCATCACCCCGGTCGGCACCGCCACGGTGACCGCCAGAAGGGCCCAGGCGCACCAGCGTTCGGCGTACAGCCGGGAGCGGAAGCCACTCACCGCGGCCACCAGTGCGGCCACGATCAGGCTGTGCACGAAGAAGTGGCCCTGCTCCACCACCGCGATCGCGCCGGTGGCCAACACCACCGCACCCGCGGTGAGGAAACCGTTGAGAAGCTGCTTGGAGAGCTGACTGCGCTCGCTGAGGCGCGCGGCCGATTCGGGGACCGAGGCGATGATCGCCTGCCACGTCGGGCTTTCCTCGTCGGCGCCGTCGGGGTGGGACACCGGGTCCAGCAGTTCGTCGTTGGCCACCGTCTCCCCCGGCGCCGGGATCGGCGGGAGCGCGATACGCGCAACGGCGACGGTCAGCTTGGCCGCATTGGTCACCACGATGAGGCCGAAGGCGATGGCACCGGCAGGCACCCAGTCCTGGGCGCCGTACCCGTAGGCGATCGCCGCCGCGGTGAGGGCCGTCGCCGCCACCGCGAGAAAGGACGCCAGATCCGCACGCCGGCGCGGGCCGCCCCGGGTGGCCAGGGCATACAGCAGGACGACGCCGGCCGCCGCGGCGATCTGCGGGGCGCCGAGACCGTCGGCATCCCGGGGCAGCGGCACCGCCAGCGCGACGGCACCCGCCAGCGCGGGAAGCGCTGCCACCAAGAGACTTTCGGCCATGTCGACATTGCCGAACCGGCTCTTCGAGAGCATGCTGCCGCCGAGCAGACCCAGCCCCAGCACGCCCAGCGCGACGGTCCACCACCAGCCGTGGCCGGCCTGCGACCAGGCCAGCAGGGCGGTG includes:
- the pyrE gene encoding orotate phosphoribosyltransferase, whose product is MQRPDTWQAAFDLIRTRAHERREEPFRLVSGQLSHDYIDGKYAIDDGERLTIVSRAVADLAALNGIEFDAVGGLTMGADPLAHGIAMVTGKAWFSVRKEQKQRGREQWIEGTRLKEGDRVLLVDDVISTGGSTEKAYERVQQVGAVVTGVIPMVDRGDVAAELFGGKGVPFVALVTYKDLGIDPVKAV
- the eccD gene encoding type VII secretion integral membrane protein EccD; the encoded protein is MTATSTGAVAPASTSVTPGRPATTRVTILTGRRLTDLVLPAAASIETYIDETVAVLADLLDDTPAEVLAGFDFKAQGEWAFARPGAPPLKATESLDDAGVVDGSLLTLVSVSRTERYRPLVEDVIDAIAVLDESPVFDRTALNRFVGLAVPVVSTVVVITALLAWSQAGHGWWWTVALGVLGLGLLGGSMLSKSRFGNVDMAESLLVAALPALAGAVALAVPLPRDADGLGAPQIAAAAGVVLLYALATRGGPRRRADLASFLAVAATALTAAAIAYGYGAQDWVPAGAIAFGLIVVTNAAKLTVAVARIALPPIPAPGETVANDELLDPVSHPDGADEESPTWQAIIASVPESAARLSERSQLSKQLLNGFLTAGAVVLATGAIAVVEQGHFFVHSLIVAALVAAVSGFRSRLYAERWCAWALLAVTVAVPTGVMIRLCLWYPQSAWLVLAGYTVVAVVALIIVGATADVQRVSPVTKRILELLDGAAIAAVIPLLLWIAGVYDLLRNLRF
- a CDS encoding HugZ family protein; translation: MRDHGDPGDAPSIPPALTPVVNATRPSAAEEARTIASSTNAGTLATLTADGDPWASFITYGLVGGAPVLCVSNMAEHGRNLAGDQRASISIVAPDAPEDPLASGRITLAGVVTRPTGAELDAARQAHLDAVPAAKYYIDYSDFTLWVLQVQRVRWVGGYGRMDSTTGADYAAAEPDPVSPHAAGAIAHLNADHADALTAIAQTLGGYPDATAVTCTAADRYGLDLRVLTPRGMAYTRAGYSEPINSIGELRAASVELTHRARQA